One window of Brachybacterium ginsengisoli genomic DNA carries:
- a CDS encoding sensor histidine kinase, translating to MTADASRSAPWVGDVVLALAVAVLLSAVLTVSQAAGGLPPSPWAYLVVTGVGALLLARRRAPVVVLALSVLGTFVYYSLELPAIGVALPVVAALYSAAEQGRTRWAVAGGAVMFLVALVFRLRDDPQPLGTLLGTDAATNLGLLAAAIALGSAVRSHRVRSEQQAEIGRLRAQQDRREEHERLSRELHDTVGHALSVISLHTGVAADAVGHDDAAARAALGQVRAQTTDTLRELRAMVRLLRTAEGEEQEGRRQVRTLAEVPALLEPARAAGVEIRRRIEVEAGQLSPAVDAAAYRLVQEAVTNTLRHARARTLEVTAHLEGEQLLLVIADDGHGAGPAAQDGHGIAGMRERARLLGGELDIDSPATGGWTVTARLPARLTTKEDP from the coding sequence ATGACCGCCGACGCATCGCGCTCCGCGCCCTGGGTGGGCGACGTCGTGCTCGCGCTCGCCGTCGCCGTGCTGCTGTCGGCCGTGCTCACCGTCTCGCAGGCGGCCGGGGGCCTGCCGCCGAGCCCGTGGGCCTATCTGGTCGTCACCGGTGTCGGTGCGCTGCTGCTGGCCCGCCGACGTGCGCCGGTGGTGGTGCTCGCCCTCAGCGTGCTCGGCACCTTCGTGTACTACAGCCTCGAGCTGCCGGCGATCGGGGTGGCGCTGCCGGTGGTGGCGGCCCTGTACTCCGCCGCGGAGCAGGGGCGCACCCGCTGGGCCGTCGCCGGCGGCGCGGTGATGTTCCTCGTGGCGCTCGTGTTCCGGCTCCGCGACGATCCCCAGCCGCTGGGCACCCTGCTCGGCACCGATGCCGCCACGAACCTGGGCCTGCTCGCCGCCGCGATCGCGCTGGGCTCCGCCGTGCGCTCCCACCGGGTGCGCAGCGAGCAGCAGGCGGAGATCGGACGGCTCCGGGCCCAGCAGGACCGGCGTGAGGAGCACGAACGGCTCTCGCGCGAGCTCCACGACACCGTGGGCCATGCGCTGTCGGTGATCTCCCTGCACACGGGGGTCGCGGCCGACGCCGTCGGGCACGACGATGCGGCCGCGCGGGCCGCGCTCGGCCAGGTGCGCGCGCAGACCACCGACACGCTGCGGGAGCTGCGCGCCATGGTGCGTCTGCTGCGCACCGCGGAGGGCGAGGAGCAGGAGGGGAGGCGGCAGGTCCGCACCCTGGCGGAGGTCCCTGCCCTGCTGGAGCCCGCCCGGGCCGCCGGGGTGGAGATCCGCCGCCGGATCGAGGTCGAGGCCGGGCAGCTCTCCCCCGCGGTGGACGCGGCCGCGTACCGCCTCGTGCAGGAGGCGGTCACCAACACGCTGCGCCATGCCCGCGCGCGCACGCTCGAGGTCACCGCCCACCTGGAGGGCGAGCAGCTGCTGCTCGTCATCGCCGACGACGGGCACGGCGCCGGCCCTGCGGCGCAGGACGGCCACGGGATCGCGGGGATGCGCGAGCGGGCCCGGCTGCTCGGCGGGGAGCTCGACATCGACTCGCCCGCGACCGGCGGATGGACGGTGACGGCGAGGCTCCCGGCCCGGCTCACCACGAAGGAGGACCCATGA
- a CDS encoding response regulator translates to MIRVVLVDDQELVRAGLRGLARRDGDIEVVGEAADGRAGLERVRELRPDVVLMDIRMPHLDGIAATARIAGDPALDSVRVIVLTTFDEDEDVLAALRAGAAGYLLKDVSPEDLRAAIRVVAGGDSLLSPSVTTTVLGQLGAGRAARIDPALLEGLTPREREVLALVGRGMSNAEIGEALTLSPATARTYVSRLLAKLGARDRSRLVVIAYESGLVTPGDHAP, encoded by the coding sequence ATGATCCGGGTGGTGCTGGTGGACGACCAGGAGCTGGTGCGCGCCGGTCTGCGCGGACTCGCCCGGCGCGACGGCGACATCGAGGTGGTGGGCGAGGCGGCCGACGGGCGGGCCGGGCTGGAGCGGGTGCGGGAGCTGCGCCCCGATGTGGTGCTGATGGACATCCGCATGCCGCACCTGGACGGCATCGCCGCGACCGCCCGGATCGCCGGGGACCCTGCGCTCGACTCCGTGCGGGTCATCGTGCTGACCACCTTCGACGAGGACGAGGACGTGCTCGCGGCGCTCCGTGCGGGCGCCGCCGGGTATCTCCTGAAGGACGTCTCCCCCGAGGACCTGCGCGCCGCGATCCGGGTGGTCGCGGGCGGGGACTCGCTGCTCTCGCCGTCGGTCACCACCACGGTGCTCGGCCAGCTCGGCGCCGGGAGGGCGGCGCGCATCGACCCCGCTCTGCTGGAGGGGCTGACCCCGCGCGAGCGGGAGGTGCTCGCCCTCGTGGGGCGCGGGATGTCCAACGCCGAGATCGGCGAGGCCCTGACCCTCTCCCCCGCCACCGCCCGCACCTACGTGAGCCGACTGCTGGCGAAGCTCGGCGCCCGGGACCGCTCCCGCCTGGTGGTGATCGCCTACGAATCAGGTCTCGTCACCCCGGGAGATCACGCGCCCTGA
- a CDS encoding alpha/beta fold hydrolase: protein MMTTTWTLPGLQLSDHTLPVPLDHADPAGPGIEVFARVIAAEGGEDRPFLVFLQGGPGSEAPRPLDAASPGWLARALRDHRVVMLDQRGTGRSTPVGPDTALPEGMGAATLREATAAQQADYLTHFRADAIVADAELMREHLGAETWSLLGQSFGGFTALRYLSAAARSVETALLTGGLPTVGPGMDDVYRTTWEGMIGRSERHWARFPGDRDRFRRLADAADAGRLRLPDGQRVGVERLRRLGHLLGASQGGERLHHLLDLDPASPAFLHDLAAALPFGGRNPLYSVIHESCWADGVATRWAADRTMPSAVHEDPTLLGGEHIHRDLFAEDPELEVWAEAADLLAEHEWPALYQESALRAARVPAAAAVYYDDAYVPREQSMATAALLPGMRTWVTSEYEHNGLRASGEGVLDHLLDLAAGRRTA from the coding sequence ATGATGACGACCACCTGGACCCTTCCCGGCCTGCAGCTGAGCGACCACACCCTCCCGGTCCCGCTGGACCACGCCGACCCCGCCGGGCCCGGGATCGAGGTCTTCGCACGGGTGATCGCCGCCGAGGGCGGCGAGGACCGGCCCTTCCTGGTCTTCCTCCAGGGCGGCCCCGGCTCCGAGGCGCCGCGGCCGCTGGACGCCGCCTCCCCGGGCTGGCTCGCCCGCGCCCTGCGCGACCACCGCGTGGTGATGCTCGACCAGCGCGGCACCGGTCGCTCCACCCCCGTCGGCCCCGACACCGCGCTGCCCGAGGGCATGGGCGCCGCGACGCTCCGCGAGGCCACCGCCGCGCAGCAGGCGGACTACCTCACGCACTTCCGCGCCGATGCGATCGTGGCCGACGCCGAGCTGATGCGCGAGCACCTCGGCGCCGAGACCTGGTCGCTGCTGGGGCAGTCCTTCGGCGGCTTCACCGCCCTGCGCTACCTGAGCGCCGCCGCCAGGAGCGTGGAGACGGCGCTGCTCACCGGCGGGCTGCCCACCGTGGGCCCCGGCATGGACGACGTCTACCGGACCACCTGGGAGGGCATGATCGGCCGCAGCGAGCGGCACTGGGCGCGCTTCCCCGGCGACCGCGACCGGTTCCGCCGCCTCGCCGACGCCGCGGACGCCGGCCGGCTGCGGCTCCCGGACGGCCAGCGCGTGGGCGTCGAGCGACTGCGGCGGCTCGGCCACCTGCTCGGCGCCTCCCAGGGCGGGGAGCGCCTCCACCACCTGCTGGACCTCGACCCCGCCTCGCCGGCCTTCCTCCACGACCTCGCCGCGGCCCTGCCCTTCGGCGGCCGCAACCCGCTCTACTCAGTGATCCATGAGAGCTGCTGGGCCGACGGCGTCGCCACCCGCTGGGCGGCCGACCGCACCATGCCGAGCGCGGTGCACGAGGACCCGACCCTGCTGGGCGGCGAGCACATCCACCGCGACCTCTTCGCCGAGGATCCCGAGCTGGAGGTCTGGGCCGAGGCCGCGGACCTGCTCGCCGAGCACGAGTGGCCGGCGCTGTACCAGGAGTCCGCGCTGCGGGCGGCCCGGGTCCCCGCCGCGGCCGCGGTCTACTACGACGACGCCTATGTGCCGCGCGAGCAGTCGATGGCCACCGCCGCGCTGCTGCCCGGCATGCGCACCTGGGTGACCAGCGAGTACGAGCACAACGGCCTGCGCGCGAGCGGTGAGGGAGTCCTGGACCACCTGCTCGACCTCGCCGCCGGTCGCCGCACCGCCTGA
- a CDS encoding MFS transporter, protein MSTTAPKPGFAPDPTIDPVGSPNLIGPKLPIPHLGIENDRARPWWFVLGIMLGQLGIFLALMGPATVSIQVKAGQLASDAAEQASITAFAIAPGALAAVIFNALGGRISDRTTSRFGRRRPWLIAGSMGMMVGLLLIAVAPNALVMAIGWFLAQATANMALAAFVASIADQLPAKQYGKASGLVGISGNLAIMCATWLAAAFGDTMIALFLVPAVIGMALVMVFAVMLPEPVLVQNRLPFNLRELVLSFWRNPVKFPDFGLAWGGRFTIILASYMFTTFRLLYMENHLGLDPRAAVSAVAVGVTIYTVTSMAASLFAGWLSDYLGRRKILVAAAILVFGVATYMLLHADTVTAFYVVEAVMGLAYGTYIAVDLALVLEVLPNREEAGKDLGVINMANALPQSLAPAFGGFLLANLGGGTDFTALLLAALAAAILGAVMTMFIRGVK, encoded by the coding sequence GTGTCCACCACGGCCCCGAAGCCGGGCTTCGCCCCAGATCCGACGATCGATCCCGTCGGCAGTCCGAACCTCATCGGCCCGAAGCTGCCCATCCCGCACCTCGGCATCGAGAACGACCGGGCACGCCCCTGGTGGTTCGTGCTCGGGATCATGCTGGGCCAGCTCGGCATCTTCCTCGCCCTCATGGGCCCGGCGACCGTGTCGATCCAGGTCAAGGCCGGTCAGCTCGCGTCCGACGCGGCCGAGCAGGCCTCGATCACCGCCTTCGCGATCGCCCCCGGCGCGCTCGCGGCCGTCATCTTCAACGCCCTGGGCGGCCGGATCTCGGACCGCACCACGAGCCGCTTCGGGCGCCGGCGCCCGTGGCTGATCGCCGGCTCGATGGGCATGATGGTGGGCCTGCTGCTCATCGCCGTCGCGCCCAACGCCCTGGTCATGGCGATCGGCTGGTTCCTCGCGCAGGCCACGGCGAACATGGCGCTGGCCGCCTTCGTCGCCTCGATCGCCGATCAGCTGCCGGCGAAGCAGTACGGCAAGGCCTCGGGTCTCGTGGGCATCTCCGGGAACCTCGCGATCATGTGCGCGACCTGGCTCGCCGCCGCCTTCGGCGACACCATGATCGCCCTGTTCCTGGTGCCCGCCGTGATCGGCATGGCCCTCGTGATGGTCTTCGCCGTCATGCTCCCCGAGCCCGTGCTGGTGCAGAACCGCCTGCCCTTCAACCTGCGCGAGCTGGTGCTCTCCTTCTGGCGCAACCCCGTGAAGTTCCCCGACTTCGGCCTGGCCTGGGGCGGTCGCTTCACGATCATCCTGGCCTCGTACATGTTCACCACGTTCCGCCTGCTGTACATGGAGAACCACCTGGGCCTGGACCCTCGCGCCGCCGTGAGCGCCGTCGCCGTGGGCGTCACGATCTACACGGTCACCTCCATGGCCGCGAGCCTGTTCGCCGGCTGGCTCTCGGACTACCTGGGCCGCCGCAAGATCCTTGTCGCCGCCGCGATCCTCGTCTTCGGCGTGGCCACCTACATGCTGCTCCACGCCGACACGGTCACCGCCTTCTACGTGGTCGAGGCGGTCATGGGCCTCGCCTACGGCACCTACATCGCCGTGGACCTGGCCCTCGTGCTCGAGGTGCTGCCCAACCGCGAGGAGGCCGGCAAGGACCTCGGCGTCATCAACATGGCCAACGCCCTCCCGCAGTCCCTGGCCCCGGCCTTCGGCGGGTTCCTGCTCGCGAACCTCGGCGGGGGCACCGATTTCACCGCGCTCCTGCTCGCCGCGCTCGCCGCCGCGATCCTCGGAGCCGTGATGACGATGTTCATCCGCGGCGTGAAATGA
- a CDS encoding sensor histidine kinase gives MATPETPARPPIGGRDVLVAAAYAVLVLVLAVSGLRDSGLAGSGWSGGVSIALMLIGCVSLLWRRRRPVVTLAVAGPLSIAEILGGGQISAYFLLFEALFDPVMHGGRRLARATTWIAVAVGVLAVLAALALPLPGPVVLVVILLCALMLSTPLLWGWEVRHHREGRQAAERLVGLEHELAATRAARAVETERRSIAHDLHDVIAGHLSAVSLHTSLASTLEDPSARDRSLTTARDSAHAALRDLRSMIGVLSTEEPGTQPQVTLDWPSLVVRLRGRDPEARVHIDPAALETARVDPSVQAALLRIGAEAVTNAVHHGLAPITLDVQVADGMVTFELHNRRGSTGSPGAGVGRGAIAHRATAVGGSAGSGPSADGTWLVQAQLPALTTPSTTEETLP, from the coding sequence ATGGCCACCCCGGAGACCCCTGCGCGCCCGCCGATCGGCGGGCGGGACGTGCTGGTGGCCGCCGCCTACGCCGTGCTGGTGCTGGTGCTGGCGGTGTCGGGCCTGAGGGACTCGGGGCTCGCGGGCAGCGGCTGGTCCGGCGGGGTGTCGATCGCGCTCATGCTGATCGGCTGCGTGAGCCTGCTGTGGCGACGGCGCCGGCCGGTCGTCACGCTCGCCGTGGCGGGTCCGCTGTCGATCGCCGAGATCCTCGGCGGCGGGCAGATCTCCGCCTACTTCCTGCTGTTCGAGGCGCTGTTCGATCCGGTCATGCACGGCGGCAGGCGCCTCGCCCGGGCCACCACCTGGATCGCGGTCGCCGTGGGCGTCCTCGCCGTGCTCGCGGCGCTGGCCCTGCCCCTCCCCGGGCCGGTCGTGCTGGTGGTGATCCTGCTGTGCGCGCTGATGCTCTCCACCCCGCTGCTGTGGGGCTGGGAGGTGCGCCATCACCGCGAGGGCCGCCAGGCCGCCGAGCGGCTCGTCGGGCTCGAGCACGAGCTCGCCGCCACCCGCGCCGCCCGCGCCGTGGAGACCGAGCGGCGCAGCATCGCCCACGACCTGCACGACGTGATCGCCGGGCACCTCAGCGCCGTCTCCCTGCACACCTCCCTCGCCTCCACCCTCGAGGACCCCTCCGCCCGGGACCGGTCGCTCACCACGGCCCGGGATTCCGCCCACGCCGCGCTGCGGGACCTGCGCTCGATGATCGGGGTGCTCTCGACCGAGGAGCCCGGCACCCAGCCGCAGGTCACCCTCGACTGGCCCTCGCTCGTGGTGCGGCTGCGGGGGCGGGATCCGGAGGCGCGGGTGCACATCGACCCGGCGGCGCTCGAGACCGCGCGGGTGGACCCGTCGGTGCAGGCCGCGCTGCTGCGGATCGGGGCTGAGGCCGTGACCAACGCCGTGCACCACGGGCTCGCCCCGATCACGCTGGACGTGCAGGTGGCGGACGGCATGGTGACCTTCGAGCTGCACAACCGTCGGGGCTCCACCGGCTCACCCGGCGCCGGAGTGGGCCGCGGCGCGATCGCGCACCGGGCCACCGCCGTGGGCGGCAGCGCCGGCTCGGGCCCGTCGGCCGACGGGACCTGGCTGGTCCAGGCGCAGCTGCCGGCGCTCACCACCCCCTCCACCACCGAGGAGACGCTCCCATGA
- a CDS encoding VOC family protein → MTSPNMFIVYVTEVARTVDFYRQIFAIEPSALPGPGFASFTLDGGTELALWSGHVDALDGQPTRTSEVVLCLPGGPEAIEEQHRAWAALGVTVLEEPHDAAFGRTSVIADPDGNRIRLAPVD, encoded by the coding sequence GTGACCAGCCCGAACATGTTCATCGTCTATGTCACCGAGGTGGCGCGCACCGTCGACTTCTACCGACAGATCTTCGCCATCGAACCCTCCGCCCTCCCCGGCCCCGGCTTCGCCTCGTTCACCCTCGACGGCGGGACCGAGCTCGCCCTGTGGAGCGGGCATGTCGACGCCCTCGACGGGCAGCCGACGCGCACCAGCGAGGTGGTGCTGTGCCTGCCGGGGGGCCCGGAGGCGATCGAGGAGCAGCACCGCGCCTGGGCGGCGCTCGGGGTCACCGTGCTCGAGGAGCCGCATGACGCCGCCTTCGGCCGCACCTCCGTGATCGCCGACCCCGACGGGAACCGGATCCGCCTGGCCCCGGTGGACTGA
- a CDS encoding helix-turn-helix transcriptional regulator, whose protein sequence is MRRSERHHALLDVLRTNAERPVSVPRLAERFAVSTRTIERDLAALQSAGVPLYAEPGRRGGYAIRRDYSLPPLAFTLAEASAVTAGLSIMMGSPFAGEAQQALDKVLGAMPPDRRRRARALAGRVAAQAPETPTAPSIAQVVREVVEDRRVVEIEYLARDTEEPTRRAVEPLGLITVRGAWILVGWCRLRDAVRGFRTDRILAILATPEVPPERTPDPLIADLARWDFRGVDR, encoded by the coding sequence ATGCGCCGTAGCGAACGACACCACGCCCTGCTCGACGTGCTGCGCACCAACGCGGAGCGGCCGGTCTCCGTGCCGCGCCTGGCCGAGCGCTTCGCGGTGAGCACCCGCACCATCGAACGCGATCTCGCCGCGCTGCAGTCCGCCGGCGTCCCCCTCTATGCCGAGCCCGGCCGACGCGGCGGGTATGCGATCCGTCGCGACTACTCCCTGCCGCCGCTGGCCTTCACCCTCGCCGAGGCGAGCGCGGTCACCGCCGGGCTGAGCATCATGATGGGCTCGCCGTTCGCGGGCGAAGCCCAGCAGGCGCTGGACAAGGTGCTCGGGGCGATGCCGCCCGATCGTCGGCGGCGGGCCCGCGCGCTGGCGGGCCGGGTCGCCGCGCAGGCTCCCGAGACGCCCACAGCCCCCTCGATCGCGCAGGTGGTGCGGGAGGTGGTCGAGGATCGTCGGGTGGTCGAGATCGAGTACCTCGCCCGGGACACCGAGGAACCGACACGTCGGGCCGTCGAGCCGCTGGGGCTGATCACGGTGCGCGGCGCCTGGATCCTGGTGGGCTGGTGCCGGCTGCGCGATGCGGTGCGTGGCTTCCGCACCGACCGGATCCTGGCCATCCTGGCCACGCCCGAGGTCCCGCCCGAGCGCACGCCGGATCCCCTGATCGCCGACCTCGCCCGCTGGGACTTCCGCGGGGTGGACCGATGA
- a CDS encoding MDR family MFS transporter produces MAMHTPTPTGELPVVPQPRPAVDPAPQGVKVTPIITVLVVSAFVMILNETLLSVALPSLMADLSITAVTAQWLSTGFMLTMAVVIPTTGFLMKRLSVRQVFTTAMGLFLVGTAVAMVSPTFPLLLGARVVQAAGTAMVLPLLMTTILALVPIRSRGLVMGLVGVVISAAPAIGPSASGFILQHWTWHALFLMMLPIIVVALVVGLLFMRNYTEPQKVRLDGLSVVLSAIGFGGLIYALASISQIVAGPNRAIPLVVAAVGLLSLAAFTMRQLRMLARDEEPLLDLRPLRVRTFTVSVLVILMGFATMLGTVVALPLYMTDSLGLDTLTIGLTMLPGAAASGLLGPAIGALYDRVGARPIVVPGIAIMAAVNWLSVFLLDEHATVGLIVALNIPLGIGMAMVMTPLLTLSLGSLPRSLYGHGSAILNTLQQLAGALGTAVFIAMLSLGAVLASGTGVSAQAAQATGASWAFVFGGVITTAAVVLASTLKQTPAEVEA; encoded by the coding sequence ATGGCCATGCACACCCCCACCCCCACCGGAGAGCTCCCCGTCGTCCCGCAGCCGCGGCCGGCCGTCGATCCCGCGCCGCAGGGCGTGAAGGTCACACCGATCATCACCGTGCTGGTGGTCTCCGCCTTCGTGATGATCCTCAACGAGACCCTGCTGTCGGTCGCGCTGCCCAGCCTCATGGCGGATCTGTCGATCACCGCCGTCACGGCGCAGTGGCTGTCCACCGGCTTCATGCTGACGATGGCCGTGGTCATCCCGACCACCGGCTTCCTCATGAAGCGCCTGTCGGTGCGACAGGTGTTCACGACCGCCATGGGCCTGTTCCTGGTCGGCACCGCGGTCGCGATGGTCTCCCCCACCTTCCCGCTGCTGCTGGGCGCCCGCGTGGTGCAGGCCGCCGGCACCGCGATGGTGCTGCCGCTGCTGATGACCACGATCCTCGCGCTGGTGCCGATCCGCTCGCGCGGCCTCGTGATGGGCCTGGTGGGAGTCGTCATCTCGGCGGCGCCCGCGATCGGCCCGTCGGCCTCGGGCTTCATCCTCCAGCACTGGACCTGGCACGCCCTGTTCCTCATGATGCTGCCGATCATCGTGGTCGCGCTGGTCGTCGGCCTGCTCTTCATGCGCAACTACACCGAGCCCCAGAAGGTGCGCCTGGACGGCCTCTCCGTGGTGCTCTCCGCGATCGGGTTCGGCGGCCTCATCTACGCCCTCGCCTCGATCAGCCAGATCGTGGCCGGCCCCAACCGGGCGATCCCGCTGGTGGTCGCGGCGGTGGGCCTGCTCTCCCTCGCCGCGTTCACCATGCGCCAGCTGCGCATGCTCGCCCGCGACGAGGAGCCGCTGCTGGACCTGCGCCCGCTGCGCGTGCGGACCTTCACCGTCTCGGTGCTCGTGATCCTGATGGGCTTCGCGACCATGCTCGGCACGGTCGTCGCGCTGCCGCTGTACATGACGGACTCGCTGGGCCTGGACACGCTCACCATCGGGCTGACGATGCTTCCCGGTGCGGCCGCCTCGGGCCTGCTGGGCCCCGCGATCGGCGCCCTCTACGACCGGGTTGGCGCCCGCCCGATCGTGGTGCCGGGCATCGCGATCATGGCCGCCGTGAACTGGCTGTCGGTGTTCCTGCTCGACGAGCACGCCACGGTGGGCCTGATCGTCGCGCTGAACATCCCTCTCGGGATCGGCATGGCGATGGTGATGACCCCGCTGCTGACCCTGTCCCTGGGCTCGCTGCCCCGTTCGCTGTACGGCCACGGCTCGGCGATCCTCAACACCCTCCAGCAGCTCGCCGGAGCGCTGGGCACCGCGGTGTTCATCGCGATGCTGAGCCTCGGCGCGGTGCTCGCCTCGGGCACGGGCGTCTCGGCGCAGGCCGCGCAGGCCACCGGTGCGAGCTGGGCCTTCGTGTTCGGCGGTGTGATCACCACGGCCGCGGTCGTGCTGGCCAGCACGCTGAAGCAGACCCCGGCGGAGGTCGAGGCCTGA
- a CDS encoding response regulator — protein MTPPDPTQGTPIRVLVADDHPAMLSGLVALLESAPDITVVAQAADGEAAVAAARRHLPDVVLTDVRMPGATGIEITPRLRETGANVLVISGFDLDASVLGALSAGADGYLVKSEDPQRILAAVRDVHRGDAVLSAAATRAVVAALRGGPGDRGPERPDPGPVGPAPRFTAREEDVLALVARGRTNQQIASELFVEVSTVKSHLSHALVKLGLDSRVQAALWWQQHRG, from the coding sequence ATGACCCCGCCCGACCCGACGCAGGGCACCCCCATCCGGGTGCTCGTGGCCGACGACCATCCCGCCATGCTCTCCGGGCTCGTGGCCCTGCTGGAGTCCGCGCCGGACATCACCGTCGTCGCCCAGGCGGCCGACGGGGAGGCCGCCGTGGCCGCGGCCCGCCGGCACCTCCCCGATGTGGTGCTCACCGACGTGCGCATGCCCGGCGCGACCGGCATCGAGATCACCCCGCGTCTGCGGGAGACCGGCGCGAACGTGCTGGTGATCTCCGGCTTCGACCTCGACGCCTCGGTGCTGGGCGCGCTCTCGGCCGGGGCTGACGGCTATCTCGTGAAGTCCGAGGACCCGCAGCGGATCCTCGCCGCCGTGCGGGACGTGCACCGCGGCGATGCCGTGCTCTCCGCCGCGGCGACCCGGGCCGTGGTCGCCGCGCTGCGCGGAGGCCCGGGCGACCGGGGCCCTGAGCGCCCCGACCCGGGCCCCGTCGGCCCCGCTCCCCGCTTCACCGCCCGCGAGGAGGACGTGCTGGCGCTGGTGGCACGGGGCCGGACCAACCAGCAGATCGCGAGCGAGCTGTTCGTCGAGGTCTCCACCGTGAAGTCTCATCTCTCGCACGCCCTGGTGAAGCTCGGGCTCGACTCACGGGTGCAGGCGGCGCTGTGGTGGCAGCAGCACCGGGGGTGA
- a CDS encoding GAP family protein, producing MDGLTDAAGPLGLVLLALVDSTSMGTLVIPVILLVVGEGGALRVAGRTLLFLSVIGLFYLVLGIGLLAGLLPLLESFGHLLAAPQVMLVLAVIGALLVVWSFRLDPKAVARRGGDPEASARRWTDRARRASGRPAVLIGLALLAGLIEAASMIPYLAAMGILADMGVGLGRGTLILVGYCAVMILPGLVLCGVRAALGGGADALLDRAHEWAVKNATSAFSWAVGIIGVIIVLNTIGPALAWLTGGSAS from the coding sequence ATGGACGGACTGACCGATGCCGCCGGCCCCCTGGGCCTGGTGCTGCTGGCCCTGGTGGACTCCACCTCGATGGGGACCCTGGTGATCCCCGTGATCCTGCTGGTGGTGGGGGAGGGCGGGGCGCTGCGCGTGGCCGGCCGCACGCTGCTCTTCCTCTCCGTGATCGGGCTCTTCTACCTGGTGCTCGGAATCGGGCTGCTCGCCGGGCTGCTGCCGCTGCTGGAATCCTTCGGCCATCTGCTCGCCGCACCCCAGGTGATGCTGGTGCTCGCGGTGATCGGGGCGCTGCTGGTGGTCTGGTCGTTCCGCCTGGACCCCAAGGCGGTCGCCCGGCGGGGAGGGGACCCCGAGGCCTCGGCCCGCCGCTGGACCGATCGCGCCCGTCGCGCCTCCGGCCGACCGGCGGTGCTGATCGGCCTCGCGCTCCTCGCGGGGCTCATCGAGGCGGCCTCGATGATCCCGTACCTCGCCGCGATGGGGATCCTCGCCGACATGGGGGTGGGCCTGGGTCGCGGGACCCTGATCCTGGTGGGCTACTGCGCGGTGATGATCCTGCCGGGACTCGTGCTGTGCGGCGTCCGGGCCGCGCTCGGCGGAGGGGCCGATGCCCTCCTCGACCGCGCCCACGAGTGGGCGGTCAAGAACGCCACCAGTGCGTTCTCCTGGGCGGTGGGCATCATCGGCGTGATCATCGTGCTGAACACGATCGGTCCGGCGCTCGCCTGGCTCACCGGCGGCTCGGCCTCCTGA
- a CDS encoding LacI family DNA-binding transcriptional regulator, whose product MTLSDVARTAGVSLATASFVLSGRGGSRSAGSASTKAKVRAAAEELGYVPNRHAQAMRTGRGGGIVLALGTLDDPWAVQLTAQVRDEGLSHDLSTLVLADERWFEYLAGASADAALVTSIDFVEDGPNQVRRLAASTQTGLVAFSTRMEPENFDVVSSAPTLAIRRAYQRLRARHEKVRLLAPDLERRPGGTFAHPRTTAFLEAVSEHGDGNGEALVHLVSEGSHDSYLGAVEWMRGPEPPEAVICFTAYQAVALQIAAERSGLSIPGDLEIIAIGDVPAATEYFGPISYYGVDDVFARLAGIIVDRAVDRGDRPGSLHTFDWEFFPGTTTREIDGA is encoded by the coding sequence GTGACCCTCTCCGACGTGGCCCGCACCGCCGGGGTCTCCCTCGCCACCGCCTCCTTCGTGCTCTCCGGCCGCGGCGGCTCCCGCTCCGCCGGCTCGGCCTCGACCAAGGCGAAGGTGCGCGCGGCCGCCGAGGAGCTGGGCTACGTCCCCAACCGCCATGCGCAGGCCATGCGCACCGGCCGCGGCGGCGGCATCGTGCTGGCGCTGGGCACCCTCGACGACCCATGGGCCGTGCAGCTCACCGCCCAGGTGCGCGACGAGGGCCTCTCCCACGACCTCTCGACGCTGGTGCTCGCCGACGAGCGCTGGTTCGAGTACCTCGCCGGTGCCTCGGCCGACGCCGCCCTGGTCACGAGCATCGACTTCGTCGAGGACGGCCCGAATCAGGTGCGTCGTCTCGCCGCCTCCACCCAGACCGGTCTGGTCGCCTTCAGCACCCGGATGGAGCCCGAGAACTTCGACGTCGTCTCCTCCGCGCCCACCCTGGCGATCCGCCGCGCCTATCAACGGCTCCGCGCACGGCACGAGAAGGTGCGCCTGCTCGCCCCGGACCTGGAGCGGAGGCCGGGCGGCACCTTCGCCCATCCCCGCACCACCGCCTTCCTCGAGGCCGTGAGCGAGCACGGCGACGGCAACGGCGAGGCCCTGGTGCACCTGGTCTCCGAGGGCAGCCACGACAGCTACCTCGGCGCCGTGGAGTGGATGCGCGGCCCGGAGCCCCCCGAGGCCGTCATCTGCTTCACCGCCTATCAGGCGGTGGCGCTGCAGATCGCCGCCGAGCGGTCCGGGCTGAGCATCCCCGGAGACCTCGAGATCATCGCCATCGGCGACGTGCCCGCGGCCACGGAGTACTTCGGCCCGATCAGCTACTACGGCGTGGACGACGTCTTCGCGCGGCTCGCGGGCATCATCGTGGACCGCGCGGTGGATCGCGGGGACCGCCCCGGCAGCCTGCACACCTTCGACTGGGAGTTCTTCCCCGGCACCACCACCCGCGAGATCGACGGAGCATGA